A genomic stretch from Methylorubrum extorquens includes:
- the rpsR gene encoding 30S ribosomal protein S18 (Evidence 2a : Function from experimental evidences in other organisms; PubMedId : 776663, 7957245; Product type s : structure), translating to MAFGAGGGGGGRRPFFRRRKSCPFSGENAPKIDYKDVKLLSRYVSERGKIVPSRITAVSAKKQRELAQAIKRSRFLGLLPYVIK from the coding sequence ATGGCATTCGGTGCTGGTGGTGGCGGCGGTGGCCGTCGTCCGTTCTTCCGTCGTCGCAAGAGCTGCCCGTTCTCGGGCGAGAACGCTCCCAAGATCGACTACAAGGACGTGAAGCTGCTCTCCCGCTACGTCTCGGAGCGCGGCAAGATCGTTCCCTCGCGCATCACGGCCGTTTCGGCCAAGAAGCAGCGCGAGCTTGCCCAGGCGATCAAGCGCTCGCGCTTCCTCGGCCTGCTGCCCTACGTCATCAAGTAG
- a CDS encoding conserved protein of unknown function; putative membrane protein (Evidence 4 : Unknown function but conserved in other organisms), with translation MTKDIPVGAGAGLVAALLFGVLLKATTLSILLYLLAPLPILIVGLGWSHRAALAAVVSGGLALALFISPYLGLAFAAYLAIPAWWLAYLALLGRPNADGTIEWYPTGRLLAWVAGTAALAFIAIAVIASPDYDTFRAQLTTMSRRVVQVQVQRGRIPAPPQSGTASEAPGSAEKPAETNADGAVSQAPGDAQTGEPQKVDDLASEVADALATVAPAIAAQGLTILFTFYLWAAARIVQISGRLLRPWPDLPSTMMPRSTLLVFAAALTLAMVPGYPGALGIALIGAFSAAFALQGLAAFHDRSRGRPGRFALLAGLYVLLFLTQGVAMLALILFGIADTALDRRRPKARGDA, from the coding sequence ATGACCAAGGACATACCTGTCGGCGCCGGTGCCGGCCTCGTGGCGGCGCTGCTGTTCGGCGTGCTGCTCAAGGCCACGACGCTCTCGATCCTGCTCTACCTGCTCGCCCCACTGCCGATCCTCATCGTCGGCCTGGGCTGGAGCCACCGCGCGGCGCTCGCCGCCGTCGTCTCGGGCGGGTTGGCGCTCGCGCTCTTCATCTCGCCCTATCTCGGCCTGGCGTTTGCGGCCTACCTCGCCATCCCCGCCTGGTGGCTCGCCTATCTCGCCCTGCTCGGCCGGCCGAACGCGGACGGCACGATCGAGTGGTATCCCACGGGGCGCCTGCTCGCCTGGGTCGCGGGCACCGCAGCGCTCGCCTTCATCGCCATCGCCGTCATCGCCTCGCCCGACTACGACACCTTCCGCGCGCAGCTCACCACGATGAGCCGCCGGGTCGTGCAGGTTCAGGTGCAGCGCGGCCGGATTCCCGCCCCGCCGCAGAGCGGTACAGCGAGCGAAGCCCCCGGCAGCGCCGAGAAGCCCGCAGAGACAAACGCCGACGGGGCTGTGTCGCAGGCGCCGGGCGATGCTCAGACCGGCGAGCCGCAAAAGGTCGACGACCTCGCCAGCGAAGTCGCCGACGCGCTGGCGACCGTCGCGCCCGCGATTGCCGCCCAGGGTCTCACGATCCTGTTCACCTTCTACCTCTGGGCCGCCGCCCGCATCGTGCAGATCTCGGGGCGCCTGCTCCGGCCCTGGCCCGACCTGCCCTCCACGATGATGCCGCGCTCCACGCTGCTGGTCTTCGCCGCCGCCCTGACCCTGGCGATGGTGCCCGGCTATCCCGGTGCGCTCGGCATCGCCCTGATCGGCGCCTTCAGCGCGGCCTTCGCGCTCCAGGGGCTCGCCGCCTTCCACGACCGCAGCCGCGGCCGGCCGGGGCGCTTCGCCCTGCTCGCCGGCCTCTACGTGCTGCTGTTCCTCACCCAGGGCGTGGCCATGCTCGCCCTGATCCTGTTCGGCATTGCCGATACCGCCCTCGACCGGCGCCGCCCGAAAGCTCGCGGCGACGCCTGA
- the rplL gene encoding 50S ribosomal protein L9 (Evidence 2b : Function from indirect experimental evidences (e.g. phenotypes); PubMedId : 11214968; Product type s : structure), with protein sequence MEVILLERVAKLGQMGETVNVRPGYARNFLLARGKALRATENNKKHFEAQRAQLEARNLERRNEAQTVAEKLDGQSFVLIRQSGETGVLYGSVSTRDLAEVVTKEGFSVERGQFVLNQPIKTLGLHIVPVTLHPEVEVKVTVNIARSPEEAERQARGESVTEREQFNLDDLGLEVGQALADAGEGADDRG encoded by the coding sequence ATGGAAGTCATCCTGCTCGAACGCGTCGCCAAGCTCGGCCAGATGGGCGAGACCGTGAACGTGCGTCCCGGCTACGCCCGCAACTTCCTGCTCGCCCGCGGCAAGGCCCTGCGCGCCACCGAGAACAACAAGAAGCATTTCGAGGCCCAGCGCGCCCAGCTCGAGGCCCGCAACCTCGAGCGCCGCAACGAGGCCCAGACGGTGGCCGAGAAGCTCGACGGCCAGAGCTTCGTGCTGATCCGCCAGTCCGGCGAGACCGGCGTGCTCTACGGCTCGGTCTCGACTCGCGACCTCGCCGAAGTCGTCACCAAGGAGGGCTTCAGCGTCGAGCGCGGCCAGTTCGTGCTCAACCAGCCGATCAAGACGCTGGGCCTGCACATCGTGCCGGTGACCCTGCACCCCGAGGTCGAGGTCAAGGTGACCGTCAACATCGCCCGTTCGCCGGAAGAGGCCGAGCGTCAGGCCCGCGGCGAGTCGGTGACCGAGCGCGAGCAGTTCAACCTCGACGACCTCGGCCTCGAAGTCGGCCAGGCTCTGGCCGATGCCGGCGAGGGCGCCGACGACCGCGGCTAA
- the dnaB gene encoding replicative DNA helicase (dnaB) (Evidence 2b : Function from indirect experimental evidences (e.g. phenotypes); Product type e : enzyme) — MALPNALTANLETVQPEYRVPPHNIDAEQALLGAIMVNNDAYYRVSDFLLPEHFMEAVHRQIFEVSVSLIKAGKLATPITLKTYLGDIDLGGVTPMQYLARLAAEATTVINAGEYGRTIYDLAIRRRLITIGEDLVNGAFEAPVESRPRDQIEATERRLYELAESGKYDGGFQKFSDALTAAIDMAAKAYQRDGKLSGISTGLTDLDAKMGGLQPSDLIILAGRPAMGKTSLVTNIAFNIAKAYRGEKQPDGTMQTVNGGIVGFFSLEMSAEQLATRIIAEQSGVPSYKIRRGDIRPEDFYKITDAARDMQTIPFYIDQTGGISIAQLAARARRLKRQKGLDLLIIDYLQLLSGSGKKSDNRVQEMTEITTGMKALAKELAVPIIGLSQLSRQVENRDDKRPQLSDLRESGSIEQDADVVMFVFREEYYVGNKKPREGTEEFFAWEAEMQRVHGKAEVILGKQRHGPTGTVELQFDANITRFSNLAQSDRMPEQM; from the coding sequence ATGGCCCTGCCCAACGCCCTCACGGCCAATCTCGAGACGGTGCAGCCCGAATACCGGGTGCCGCCGCACAACATCGACGCGGAGCAGGCCCTGCTCGGCGCGATCATGGTCAACAACGACGCCTATTACCGTGTCTCGGACTTCCTACTGCCCGAGCACTTCATGGAGGCGGTGCACCGCCAGATCTTCGAGGTGTCGGTCTCGCTGATCAAGGCGGGCAAGCTCGCCACGCCGATCACGCTGAAGACCTATCTCGGCGACATCGACCTCGGCGGCGTCACGCCGATGCAGTACCTCGCCCGCCTCGCGGCCGAGGCGACCACCGTCATCAACGCGGGCGAGTACGGCCGCACCATCTACGATCTGGCCATCCGCCGCCGGCTCATCACCATCGGCGAGGATCTGGTCAACGGCGCGTTCGAGGCGCCCGTCGAGTCCCGGCCGCGCGACCAGATCGAGGCGACCGAGCGCCGGCTCTACGAACTCGCCGAATCCGGCAAGTACGACGGCGGCTTCCAGAAATTCTCCGACGCGCTGACCGCGGCCATCGACATGGCGGCGAAAGCCTACCAGCGCGACGGCAAGCTCTCGGGCATCTCCACGGGGCTCACCGACCTCGACGCCAAGATGGGCGGCCTGCAGCCCTCGGACCTCATCATCCTCGCGGGGCGCCCGGCTATGGGCAAGACCTCGCTCGTGACCAACATCGCCTTCAACATCGCCAAGGCCTATCGCGGCGAGAAGCAGCCCGACGGCACCATGCAGACCGTCAACGGCGGCATCGTCGGCTTCTTCTCCCTCGAAATGTCGGCCGAGCAATTGGCGACCCGTATCATCGCCGAGCAGTCCGGCGTGCCCTCCTACAAGATCCGCCGCGGCGACATCCGCCCGGAGGACTTCTACAAGATCACCGACGCCGCCCGGGACATGCAGACGATCCCGTTCTACATCGACCAGACCGGCGGCATCTCGATCGCCCAGCTCGCCGCCCGCGCCCGCCGCCTCAAGCGCCAGAAGGGCCTCGATCTGCTCATCATCGACTATCTCCAGCTCCTCTCCGGCTCCGGCAAGAAGAGCGACAACCGCGTGCAGGAGATGACCGAGATCACCACCGGCATGAAGGCTCTGGCCAAGGAGCTGGCGGTGCCGATCATCGGCCTGTCGCAGCTCTCGCGTCAGGTCGAGAACCGCGACGACAAGCGGCCCCAGCTCTCGGACCTGCGCGAATCCGGCTCGATCGAGCAGGACGCCGACGTGGTGATGTTCGTGTTCCGCGAGGAATACTACGTCGGCAACAAGAAGCCGCGCGAGGGCACCGAGGAGTTCTTCGCCTGGGAGGCCGAGATGCAGCGCGTCCACGGCAAGGCCGAAGTCATCCTCGGCAAGCAGCGCCACGGCCCGACCGGCACGGTGGAGCTGCAGTTCGACGCCAACATCACCCGGTTCTCGAACCTGGCGCAAAGCGACCGGATGCCCGAGCAGATGTGA
- a CDS encoding putative alanine racemase (alr-like) (Evidence 3 : Putative function from multiple computational evidences; Product type e : enzyme), giving the protein MVANWRALGACAPEAECGAVVKADAYGCGLAAVAPALWRAGCRTFFVAHLSEGIAARKILPEAALYVLNGLPPGHAEAFRAHRLRPVLGDTQELAEWAEAMQGAGPAALHVDTGMNRLGLSVAEALALAGDPVIARAGIDLVMSHLVSAELPDDPLNTRQAADFARVRAAFPQMRASLANSSGTCLANDARHDLLRPGYALFGGNPDPGQPNPMRPVVRLEAPILQVRDVEAGATCGYNARWQAPAPRRLATLSLGYADGYPRSASNSGHALVGGVLCPIVGLISMDLIILDVTDATQARRGGTATLIGDSLDIDTVGQAAGTIGYEILTSLGSRYVRNYVE; this is encoded by the coding sequence GTGGTGGCGAACTGGCGGGCGCTCGGCGCGTGCGCGCCGGAGGCCGAATGCGGTGCCGTGGTGAAGGCGGATGCCTATGGCTGCGGCCTCGCGGCGGTCGCGCCGGCCCTGTGGCGGGCGGGCTGCCGGACGTTCTTCGTGGCGCACCTCTCCGAGGGCATCGCCGCGCGGAAAATCCTGCCGGAGGCCGCGCTCTACGTGCTCAACGGTCTGCCGCCCGGCCACGCGGAGGCGTTTCGCGCCCATCGCCTGCGCCCGGTCCTGGGGGACACGCAGGAACTCGCCGAGTGGGCCGAGGCCATGCAGGGCGCGGGGCCGGCCGCGCTCCACGTCGATACCGGCATGAACCGGCTCGGCCTCTCCGTCGCGGAGGCTCTGGCGCTGGCCGGCGACCCGGTGATCGCGCGCGCCGGCATCGATCTCGTGATGAGCCATCTCGTCAGCGCGGAATTGCCCGACGACCCGCTCAACACGCGCCAAGCCGCCGATTTCGCCCGTGTGCGGGCGGCCTTTCCGCAGATGCGCGCCTCGCTCGCCAATTCCTCGGGCACCTGCCTCGCGAACGACGCTCGCCACGACCTGCTGCGGCCGGGCTATGCGCTCTTCGGCGGCAACCCGGATCCGGGCCAACCCAATCCGATGCGGCCGGTGGTGCGGCTGGAGGCGCCGATCCTGCAGGTTCGTGACGTCGAGGCCGGCGCGACCTGCGGCTACAACGCCCGCTGGCAGGCCCCTGCCCCGCGCCGGCTGGCCACGCTCTCGCTCGGCTACGCCGACGGCTATCCCCGCTCCGCCAGCAACAGCGGCCACGCGCTGGTCGGCGGCGTGCTCTGCCCGATCGTCGGCCTGATTTCCATGGACCTCATCATCCTCGATGTCACCGACGCAACCCAGGCCCGGCGCGGCGGCACCGCCACGCTGATCGGCGACAGCCTCGACATCGACACGGTGGGGCAAGCCGCCGGCACCATCGGCTACGAGATCCTGACGAGCCTGGGTTCCCGTTATGTTCGCAACTATGTAGAGTGA
- the radA gene encoding DNA repair protein RadA (Evidence 2b : Function from indirect experimental evidences (e.g. phenotypes); PubMedId : 12446634, 1327967, 16904387, 6754650, 8759876; Product type e : enzyme), whose protein sequence is MAKIQQTFVCQSCGAVYNRWRGRCEACNGWNTIQEEVASAGPQSGPAATRPSRARGRVFPLEGLTGEAKEAPRTPSGINELDRVTGGGFVRGSVILLGGDPGIGKSTLLMQASAAMAKSGERVAYISGEEAVGQVRLRAERLGLAKHPVELAAQTNVEDIVETLSQGHPPALTIIDSIQTMWTETVESAPGTVTQVRSSAQALIRFAKTTGTAVILVGHVTKDGQIAGPRVVEHMVDAVASFEGDQGHHFRILRAVKNRFGPTDEIGVFEMTDAGLSEVPNPSALFLAGRDHAAPGTAVFAGMEGTRPLLVEIQALVAPSSLGMPRRAVVGWDPNRLSMVLAVLEAHGGIRLGGHDVYLNVAGGLRITEPAADLAVAAALVSSLSGAALPSDSVYFGELGLSGAVRPVSQAPARLKEALKLGFGKAITPQGRGEAGDRALPTDALRHIADLVAGIASGAPRKGGGRPRAVRFEEEM, encoded by the coding sequence ATGGCAAAAATCCAACAGACCTTCGTCTGCCAGTCCTGCGGTGCGGTCTACAACCGCTGGCGCGGGCGCTGCGAGGCCTGCAACGGCTGGAACACGATCCAGGAGGAGGTCGCCTCCGCCGGCCCGCAATCGGGCCCGGCCGCGACCCGACCCTCGCGGGCGCGGGGCCGCGTCTTCCCCCTCGAAGGCCTGACCGGCGAGGCCAAGGAGGCCCCGCGCACGCCCTCGGGCATCAACGAACTCGACCGGGTGACCGGCGGCGGCTTCGTGCGCGGCTCGGTGATCCTGCTCGGCGGCGATCCCGGAATCGGCAAGTCGACCCTGCTGATGCAGGCCTCCGCCGCCATGGCCAAGAGCGGCGAGCGCGTCGCCTACATCTCCGGCGAGGAGGCGGTGGGGCAGGTGCGCCTGCGCGCCGAGCGCCTCGGGCTGGCCAAACACCCGGTGGAGCTGGCGGCGCAAACGAATGTCGAGGACATCGTCGAGACGCTGTCGCAGGGCCACCCGCCGGCGCTGACCATCATCGACTCGATCCAGACCATGTGGACCGAGACGGTGGAATCGGCGCCGGGCACCGTCACCCAGGTGCGCTCATCGGCCCAGGCCCTGATCCGCTTTGCCAAGACCACGGGCACGGCCGTCATCCTCGTCGGCCACGTCACCAAGGACGGGCAGATCGCGGGCCCCCGCGTGGTCGAGCACATGGTCGATGCGGTCGCCTCGTTCGAGGGCGACCAGGGCCACCATTTCCGCATCCTGCGGGCGGTCAAAAACCGCTTCGGACCGACCGACGAGATTGGCGTGTTCGAGATGACCGATGCCGGCCTGTCCGAAGTCCCGAACCCCTCCGCCCTGTTCCTGGCCGGGCGCGACCACGCCGCGCCGGGCACCGCGGTCTTTGCCGGGATGGAGGGCACGCGCCCGCTGCTGGTCGAGATCCAGGCGCTCGTCGCCCCCTCCTCGCTCGGCATGCCGCGCCGCGCCGTGGTCGGCTGGGACCCCAACCGCCTGTCGATGGTGCTCGCCGTGCTGGAGGCCCATGGCGGCATCCGGCTCGGCGGCCACGACGTCTACCTCAACGTCGCCGGGGGCCTGCGCATCACCGAGCCTGCCGCGGATCTCGCGGTCGCCGCCGCCCTCGTCTCGTCGCTCTCGGGGGCGGCGCTTCCCTCCGACTCGGTCTATTTCGGCGAACTCGGCCTGTCGGGGGCGGTGCGGCCGGTCTCGCAGGCGCCGGCCCGGCTGAAGGAGGCGTTGAAGCTCGGCTTCGGCAAGGCGATCACCCCGCAAGGGCGCGGCGAGGCCGGGGACCGGGCCCTGCCGACGGATGCGCTGCGCCACATCGCCGACCTCGTCGCCGGCATCGCCTCGGGCGCACCGCGAAAGGGCGGGGGCCGCCCGCGAGCGGTGCGGTTCGAGGAGGAGATGTAG
- a CDS encoding conserved protein of unknown function (Evidence 4 : Unknown function but conserved in other organisms): MTGSEAAVRQAADAYKVFHETSLRSDGGRAIEHSAFTYLMDRSGAYLGFFPPGTSAERMLTILRPHLAARPASE; this comes from the coding sequence TTGACCGGCAGCGAGGCGGCGGTCCGCCAGGCCGCCGACGCCTACAAGGTCTTTCACGAGACGAGCCTGCGCTCCGACGGCGGGCGGGCCATCGAGCATTCCGCCTTCACCTACCTGATGGATCGCTCGGGCGCCTATCTCGGGTTCTTCCCGCCCGGCACCTCGGCCGAGCGGATGCTGACGATCCTGCGGCCGCATCTCGCCGCACGGCCCGCGTCCGAGTAG
- a CDS encoding protein of unknown function (Evidence 5 : Unknown function) — protein MDVLMWNREPVGGPIALIDQAGRPRTEADFRDRLLLIYFGYTACPDVCPTDLMEIGRAPHAARRGRRCRPADLHHARP, from the coding sequence ATGGACGTGCTGATGTGGAACCGCGAGCCGGTCGGCGGCCCGATCGCGCTGATCGATCAGGCGGGGCGGCCCCGGACGGAGGCCGATTTTCGCGACCGTCTCCTCCTTATCTATTTCGGCTACACCGCCTGCCCGGATGTCTGCCCCACGGACCTGATGGAGATCGGGCGGGCCCCTCACGCTGCTCGGCGAGGCCGGCGATGCCGTCCAGCCGATCTTCATCACGCTCGACCCTGA
- a CDS encoding protein of unknown function (Evidence 5 : Unknown function) gives MPAGRGVSSRYRPSRPQIRSAEEGGLVRAKSLAATMARERCFVIASKEENIFQAILAITEVFKIRTG, from the coding sequence GTGCCGGCAGGGCGCGGGGTTTCTTCCCGGTATCGGCCGTCCCGGCCGCAGATTCGATCCGCCGAGGAAGGTGGCTTGGTGAGAGCGAAATCCCTCGCCGCGACGATGGCGCGCGAAAGATGTTTTGTGATCGCTTCGAAAGAGGAAAACATCTTCCAAGCAATCTTGGCTATAACCGAAGTATTCAAGATCCGGACGGGGTGA
- a CDS encoding conserved membrane protein of unknown function; putative colicin V production domain (Evidence 4 : Unknown function but conserved in other organisms; PubMedId : 2542219, 2991286) — translation MPFSVLDLVVLGIVLVSALLAAVRGVTREVLAIIAWVAAAAVAWSLHPLLLPTVKQHISSDTVALVASIASIFLATLIVVSLVTVKISDLVLDSRIGAVDRSLGFLFGAGRGFLICVIGWVFLAWLVQGKVPDWAAQAKSRSLLESSGEALVAQLPDNPEGFLKQFRKPKGDGPEEPPPETDLPAQRRSEAGPEPKR, via the coding sequence ATGCCGTTTTCCGTCCTCGACCTCGTGGTGCTCGGCATCGTGCTCGTCTCGGCGCTGCTCGCCGCCGTGCGCGGCGTGACCCGCGAGGTGCTCGCGATCATTGCCTGGGTGGCCGCCGCCGCGGTGGCGTGGTCGCTCCACCCGCTGCTCCTGCCCACCGTCAAGCAGCACATCTCCAGCGATACGGTGGCGCTGGTCGCCTCCATCGCCTCGATCTTCCTCGCCACCCTGATCGTGGTCTCGCTGGTGACGGTGAAGATCTCCGACCTCGTGCTCGATTCGCGCATCGGCGCCGTCGATCGCTCGCTCGGCTTCCTGTTCGGGGCGGGCCGCGGCTTCCTGATCTGCGTGATCGGCTGGGTGTTCCTGGCCTGGCTCGTCCAAGGCAAGGTTCCGGATTGGGCGGCGCAGGCCAAGAGCCGGTCGCTGCTCGAAAGCTCGGGCGAGGCGCTGGTGGCACAGTTACCCGACAATCCCGAGGGCTTCCTCAAGCAGTTCCGTAAGCCGAAGGGCGACGGGCCGGAGGAGCCGCCGCCGGAGACCGATCTCCCCGCCCAGCGCCGCAGCGAGGCCGGGCCCGAGCCGAAGCGCTGA
- the purF gene encoding amidophosphoribosyltransferase (PRPP amidotransferase) (Evidence 2a : Function from experimental evidences in other organisms; PubMedId : 3047685, 6411717, 9514258; Product type e : enzyme): MSVVSASADVRNLDIDGDTLREECGVFGIYGHDDASAITALGLHALQHRGQEAAGIVSYDDGVFHSERRQGLVGDSFSDRATIERLAGRSAIGHVRYSTTGGTILRNVQPLFAELAGGGLAVAHNGNLTNALSIRRDLVRDGAITQSTSDTEVILHLAARSRKPRIVERFIDALQQIQGAYAIVALTNKKLIGARDPLGIRPLVLGELDGRYILASESCALDIIGARFIRDVENGEVVVISEEGVESIRFAEKQPMRPCIFEYIYFARPDSVVNGKSVYGVRKAIGQELAREAAPEADVVIPVPDSGVPAALGFAQEAGLPFEMGIIRNHYVGRTFIQPTQTVRELGVRMKHSANRAAVEGKRIVLVDDSLVRGTTSVKIVRMMRDAGAREVHFRIASPPITYPDFYGIDTPEREKLLAATHDLEGMRQYIGADSLAFLSIPGLYRAMGEEARNADCPQYTDHCFTGDYPTGLTDLAIAGPKRFAMLAEAD, translated from the coding sequence ATGTCTGTTGTCAGCGCGAGCGCCGATGTCCGCAACCTGGACATCGACGGGGATACGCTTCGCGAGGAATGCGGCGTCTTCGGCATCTACGGGCACGACGACGCCTCGGCCATCACGGCGCTCGGCCTGCACGCCTTGCAGCATCGTGGCCAGGAGGCAGCCGGCATCGTCTCCTACGACGACGGCGTGTTCCACTCGGAGCGCCGCCAGGGCCTCGTCGGGGATTCCTTCTCCGACCGCGCCACGATCGAGCGGCTGGCCGGCCGCTCGGCCATCGGCCACGTGCGCTACTCGACCACCGGCGGCACGATTCTTCGCAACGTCCAGCCGCTCTTCGCCGAACTCGCGGGCGGCGGGCTGGCGGTGGCGCATAACGGCAACCTCACCAACGCGCTGTCGATCCGCCGCGACCTCGTGCGCGACGGCGCCATCACGCAATCGACCTCGGACACCGAGGTGATCCTCCATCTGGCCGCCCGCTCGCGCAAACCGCGCATCGTCGAGCGCTTCATCGACGCGCTGCAGCAGATCCAGGGCGCCTACGCCATCGTCGCGCTGACCAACAAGAAGCTCATCGGCGCCCGCGACCCGCTCGGTATCCGCCCGCTGGTGCTCGGCGAACTCGACGGCCGCTACATCCTCGCCTCCGAATCCTGCGCGCTCGACATCATCGGCGCCCGCTTCATCCGCGACGTCGAGAACGGCGAGGTGGTGGTGATCTCGGAAGAGGGCGTCGAGTCGATCCGCTTTGCCGAGAAGCAGCCGATGCGCCCCTGCATCTTCGAGTACATCTACTTCGCCCGCCCCGACTCGGTGGTGAACGGCAAGAGCGTCTACGGCGTGCGCAAGGCCATCGGCCAGGAACTCGCCCGCGAGGCGGCGCCGGAGGCCGACGTGGTGATCCCGGTGCCGGATTCCGGCGTACCGGCGGCCCTCGGCTTCGCACAGGAGGCCGGCCTGCCCTTCGAGATGGGCATCATCCGCAACCACTATGTCGGGCGCACCTTCATCCAGCCGACCCAGACCGTGCGCGAACTCGGCGTGCGGATGAAGCACTCGGCCAACCGCGCCGCGGTCGAGGGCAAGCGCATCGTGCTCGTCGACGACAGCCTCGTGCGCGGCACCACTTCGGTGAAGATCGTGCGGATGATGCGCGATGCCGGCGCCCGCGAGGTGCATTTCCGCATCGCCTCGCCGCCGATCACGTATCCTGACTTCTACGGCATCGACACGCCCGAGCGCGAGAAGCTCTTGGCCGCCACCCACGACCTCGAGGGGATGCGCCAATATATCGGCGCCGATTCGCTGGCCTTCCTGTCGATCCCCGGCCTCTACCGGGCGATGGGCGAAGAGGCGCGCAACGCCGACTGCCCGCAATACACCGACCATTGCTTCACCGGCGACTACCCGACCGGCCTGACCGATCTGGCGATCGCCGGGCCCAAGCGCTTCGCCATGCTGGCCGAGGCGGACTGA
- a CDS encoding Short-chain dehydrogenase/reductase SDR (Evidence 2b : Function from indirect experimental evidences (e.g. phenotypes); Product type e : enzyme) — translation MADKILDGRVAVVTGASRGIGRAAALALAGAGAHVVAVARTQGGLEELDDAIRSAGGHATLVPLDLTDYDAIDRLGAALNERWGRLDIVVGNAGILGNLMPVSHVTPKVWDQVMAINVTANWRLIRSFDPLLQRSDAGRAIFVSSGAAAKCRAYWGPYSVSKAALEAMVRTYAAENESTRVRAMLLNPGPLRTSMRSAAMPGEDPATLKTPEELAPHFVRLASPAWNETGKLYDFPTDRVLAFSAPQ, via the coding sequence ATGGCCGACAAGATCCTCGACGGTCGGGTGGCCGTCGTCACCGGCGCCTCGCGCGGCATCGGCCGCGCCGCCGCGCTGGCTCTGGCGGGAGCCGGCGCCCACGTCGTCGCGGTCGCCCGCACGCAGGGCGGCCTGGAGGAACTCGACGACGCGATCCGCTCCGCCGGCGGCCACGCGACGCTGGTACCCCTCGATCTGACCGATTACGACGCCATCGACCGCCTGGGTGCGGCGCTCAACGAGCGCTGGGGCCGGCTCGACATCGTGGTCGGCAATGCCGGCATCCTCGGCAACCTGATGCCGGTCAGCCACGTCACGCCGAAGGTGTGGGATCAGGTGATGGCGATCAACGTCACCGCCAACTGGCGTCTGATCCGCTCGTTCGACCCGCTGCTCCAGCGCTCGGATGCGGGACGCGCGATCTTCGTCTCCTCGGGCGCGGCCGCGAAATGCCGGGCCTATTGGGGGCCCTACTCCGTCTCGAAGGCGGCGTTGGAGGCGATGGTGCGCACTTACGCCGCCGAGAACGAGAGCACGCGGGTGCGCGCGATGCTGCTCAACCCCGGCCCGTTGCGCACGAGCATGCGCTCGGCGGCGATGCCGGGCGAGGATCCGGCGACGCTCAAGACCCCGGAGGAGCTGGCGCCGCATTTCGTGCGCCTCGCCTCCCCCGCATGGAACGAGACGGGCAAACTCTACGATTTCCCCACCGACCGGGTTCTCGCCTTCTCCGCCCCCCAGTAA